The proteins below come from a single Antennarius striatus isolate MH-2024 chromosome 18, ASM4005453v1, whole genome shotgun sequence genomic window:
- the sppl2 gene encoding signal peptide peptidase-like 2, translating to MRVTETLIWAAFFIQKVVGEYGMAHFSDKDKSKGKDYCIFFNSQWARLPQDLSKASHLQIYDLTTSVLCSPSDVPEGGFPNRIPMVMRGNCTFYEKVRLAQINGAKGLLIVSKDRLTPPAGNKTQYEEIDIPVALLSYSDMLDISKTFGKLRLVAMYAPNEPVLDYNMVIIFLMAVGTVAVGGYWAGSRDNKKRYMKHKRDDGLEKQDEETVDVTPIMICVFVVMCCSMLVLLYFFYDYLAIWVIAIFCLASSVGLHSCLWPFVRRLPFCKCRVPENNLPYLHKRPQICMLLLSAFCISVSITWMVFRNEDQWAWVLQDTLGIAFCLYMLKTVRLPTFKACTLLLTVLFVYDVFFVFITPYLTSSGESIMVEVAAGPSDSSTHEKLPMVLKVPRLNSSPLALCDRPFSLLGFGDILVPGLLVVYCHRFDILTQSSRIYFVACTIAYGVGLLITFVALAVMQMGQPALLYLVPCTLFTTLTVALWRRELPQFWTGSGFVPALVLAPINCTQTAAPQIDGSSTKPEAQTTETTRQSKGSPQHPLQETSPVERDEEEKKSD from the exons TCACATCTGCAGATCTATGACCTGACAACATCAGTCCTTTGCTCACCCTCTGATGTCCCAGAGGGAGGCTTCCCAAATCGCATCCCCATGGTGATGAGAGGCAACTGTACTTTCTATGAAAAAGTCCGACTGGCCCAGATAAATGGCGCAAAGGGCCTGCTCATTGTCAGCAAGGACAGACTG ACACCACCTGCAGGAAACAAGACTCAGTATGAGGAGATTGACATTCCTGTTGCACTGCTCAGCTACTCCGATATGCTGGACATAAGCAAG ACCTTTGGTAAATTAAGACTGGTTGCCATGTATGCGCCAAATGAGCCGGTGTTGGACTACAACATGGTGATCATCTTTCTGATGGCAGTAGGAACGGTTGCCGTTGGAGGTTATTGGGCTGGCAGCAGAGACAACAAGAA ACGCTACATGAAGCATAAACGGGACGATGGTCTGGAGAAGCAGGATGAGGAAACAGTCGATGTCACCCCCATCatgatctgtgtttttgtggtcATGTGCTGCAGCATGCTGGTGCTACTCTACTTTTTCTATGACTACCTGG CTATTTGGGTCATAGCAATCTTCTGTTTGGCCTCCTCTGTCGGCCTCCACAGCTGTCTGTGGCCTTTTGTCAGGAGACTCCCTTTCTGCAAGTGCAG GGTGCCGGAGAACAACTTGCCATACTTGCACAAACGTCCTCAGATCTGCATGTTGTTGCTGTCGGCTTTCTGCATTAGTGTCAGCATCACCTGGATGGTTTTTCGCAATGAAGACCA GTGGGCATGGGTGCTACAGGATACGCTGGGGATCGCCTTCTGTCTCTACATGCTCAAAACTGTCAGACTCCCCACGTTTAAG gcttGCACCTTACTACTGACGGTCCTTTTTGTCtatgatgttttctttgtatttattaCACCCTACTTAACAAGT AGTGGGGAGAGTATAATGGTGGAGGTAGCGGCTGGTCCCTCTGACTCCTCCACGCATGAAAAG CTTCCCATGGTGCTCAAGGTGCCAAGGTTAAACTCCTCTCCTCTGGCTCTTTGTGACCGGCCCTTCTCCCTCCTGGGTTTTGGTGATATCTTGGTTCCAG GTCTGCTGGTGGTGTACTGTCAcagatttgacattttaacacaGTCCTCCAGGATCTACTTTGTGGCCTGCACAATCG CATACGGAGTCGGCCTACTCATCACCTTCGTAGCCCTGGCTGTAATGCAGATGGGTCAGCCGGCCTTGCTCTACCTGGTGCCTTGTACTCTGTTCACTACCCTCACTGTAGCACTGTGGCGCAGGGAGTTGCCCCAGTTCTGGACTGGAAGTGGATTTGTG CCTGCCCTAGTCCTCGCACCTATCAACTGTACACAAACAGCAGCGCCACAGATTGACGGGTCCTCAACGAAACCGGAGGCGCAAACCACAGAAACCACCAGGCAGAGTAAGGGATCGCCCCAGCACCCACTTCAGGAAACAAGCCCAGtggagagagatgaagaggaaaagaaatctGACTGA